In one Epinephelus moara isolate mb chromosome 6, YSFRI_EMoa_1.0, whole genome shotgun sequence genomic region, the following are encoded:
- the tcaim gene encoding T-cell activation inhibitor, mitochondrial gives MLICWQAAPAMSASSLLRYTIRLERNHVAARLVQQRALSGADALNALRPFYFAVHPDFFGQYPREREVNENSLKRLNGYLDNLQKPGSRSLQPMKLTFYVRDTKDSSDVGPDLLVSGFRSVSFTLHTNDVLSTVKNVLKSCSLPMEHMKGLKAHSDISKSPPEMGLPFYRPIKWDKSYYTLTGFRDPEQELQQARRVEPTLILWLRNNEPEATKKHGASLPLREELNRLKKELCHKFDLADIRWQRSWGVAHRCCQLQSLSRLSQQNPEALINLQGHTVVFADQSGMNASGDITLGTMDVHHQWTKLFDQLPSYRSLQQQTDWLKERISLLLGGTQVVHVERLGPVQPITEHYSTLSTFHKSLMSRRLHLHPRSLQGLTMLLDNDRSNPSLHEMGHFIIPTICDPPKLQVFLQSHAPEARKRTHRKNQLQAEEEAVVKLCLHSLSLRSLSKEPSVSSSQMILCCKRLVEQRCPLMQGLHICVSHFYSVMQDGDLCIPWDWKS, from the exons ATGCTCATCTGTTGGCAAGCAGCACCAGCAATGTCAGCCAGCTCCCTCCTGAGATACACCATCAG GCTGGAGAGGAATCATGTAGCTGCACGTTTAGTCCAGCAGAGAGCGCTGTCAGGGGCAGATGCTCTCAATGCACTCAGacctttttattttgctgtacATCCAGACTTCTTTGGTCAATACCCCAGGGAACGG gaagtgaatgAGAATTCATTAAAGAGGCTAAATGGCTATCTGGACAACCTGCAGAAGCCCGGCTCACGCTCACTTCAGCCAATGAAGCTCACCTTTTATGTCAGGGACACAAAGGACAGCAGCGATGTGGGGCCAGACCTTCTTGTCTCAG GGTTCCGGTCAGTGAGTTTCACCCTGCACACAAACGATGTCTTGAGCACAGTGAAGAACGTCTTGAAGTCCTGCAGCCTACCCATGGAGCACATGAAGGGACTGAAAGCACATTCAGACATATCTAAAAGTCCACCAGAGATGGGGTTGCCTTTCTACAGACCTATCAAATGGGATAAAAGTTACTACACCTTGACTGGATTCAGAGACCCTGagcaggagctgcagcaggCCAGGAGAGTGGAGCCTACACTCAT CTTGTGGCTGAGAAACAATGAGCCTGAGGCAACAAAGAAGCACGGTGCTAGTCTTCCCCTGAGAGAAGAGCTCAACAGACTGAAGAAGGAACTGTGTCACAAATTTGATCTCGCTGATATCAG GTGGCAGCGCAGCTGGGGAGTGGCCCATAGGTGCTGTCAGCTTCAGAGTCTGAGCCGACTGTCTCAGCAGAACCCTGAGGCCCTGATCAACCTGCAAG GACACACTGTGGTATTTGCTGACCAGTCAGGGATGAACGCCTCTGGAGACATCACACTGGGAACCATGGATGTTCATCATCAGTGGACCAAA CTGTTTGACCAGCTGCCTAGCTATCgcagcctgcagcagcagacagactgGCTAAAGGAGAGAATCAGCCTGCTCCTGGGTGGGACTCAAGTGGTTCATGTGGAGAGGCTGGGACCAGTCCAACCCATTACTGAGCACTACAGCACCCTCAGCACCTTTCACAAGAGCCTGATGTCCCGACGCCTTCACCTGCACCCCAGGAGCCTGCAGGGGCTCACCATGTTGCTGGATAA TGACCGCTCTAACCCCAGTCTTCATGAGATGGGGCACTTCATTATTCCCACCATCTGTGACCCTCCCAAGCTGCAGGTCTTTCTTCAAAGCCACGCACCTGAGGCCAGAAAGCGCACCCATCGCAAAAACCA gctgcaggcagaggaggaggctgtGGTGAAGCTGTGTCTCCACAGTCTGTCCCTGAGGAGTCTGTCCAAGGAGCCCAGTGTCAGCTCCAGCCAAATGATCCTGTGCTGTAAAAGGCTGGTAGAGCAGCGCTGTCCCCTCATGCAGGGCCTCCACATCTGTGTCTCTCACTTTTACTCAGTAATGCAGGATGGGGACTTGTGTATCCCCTGGGACTGGAAGAGCTGA